The following coding sequences lie in one Euhalothece natronophila Z-M001 genomic window:
- a CDS encoding dihydroorotase, translating to MSDTMKLIIRNAEVLHPDGHIEKGDVGIAEGKIKAITSQIPDQGEEEIDGTGLTLLPGVIDPQVHFREPGLEHKEDLFTATCACARGGVTSFLEMPNTRPPTIDQAAMDDKLKRASEKCLVNYGFFVGATGDNLEALESVNPACGIKIFMGSAHGALLVSEEETLEPIFANGKRLIAVHAEDQARIVQRKKQFQGATDPATHSQIQDNQAALNATKLALKLSKRYQRRLHILHLSTGDEAELLREDKPSWVTTEVTPQHLLLNSEAYENIGTLAQMNPPLRSRWDNETLWKALLDGVIDFIATDHAPHTLEEKGKGYPHAPSGMPGVETSLALMLTQAKAGRCSVSQVSYWMSTAPAKAYNIPNKGAIALNYDADLVLVDLNTYSPVRREDILSKCGWSPFEGWSLTGWAQTTIVGGQVVYHQGKVNSEIRGKALQFNAG from the coding sequence ATGTCAGATACCATGAAACTCATTATTCGCAATGCTGAAGTTTTACACCCTGATGGTCACATCGAAAAAGGGGATGTGGGAATTGCTGAGGGAAAAATTAAAGCCATCACTTCTCAAATCCCAGATCAAGGGGAAGAAGAAATTGATGGGACTGGATTAACTTTATTACCGGGAGTCATTGATCCGCAAGTGCATTTTCGTGAACCCGGGTTAGAACATAAAGAAGACTTATTTACCGCTACTTGCGCTTGTGCCAGAGGGGGCGTTACTTCTTTCTTGGAAATGCCTAACACTCGTCCGCCCACCATTGATCAAGCGGCAATGGATGATAAGCTAAAACGAGCTTCTGAGAAATGTTTAGTTAACTATGGCTTTTTTGTCGGCGCAACTGGAGATAATTTAGAGGCGTTAGAATCGGTTAATCCCGCTTGTGGCATTAAAATTTTTATGGGATCAGCCCATGGAGCTTTATTAGTCTCAGAGGAAGAAACCTTAGAACCCATTTTTGCTAACGGAAAACGTTTAATTGCAGTTCACGCCGAAGATCAAGCTCGCATTGTTCAGCGAAAGAAACAATTTCAGGGGGCAACGGATCCTGCTACTCATTCTCAAATTCAAGATAATCAAGCTGCGTTAAATGCCACAAAATTAGCCCTAAAACTCTCTAAACGCTATCAACGGCGATTACATATTCTTCATCTTTCCACAGGGGATGAAGCGGAATTATTACGGGAAGATAAGCCTAGTTGGGTAACGACTGAAGTGACTCCCCAACATTTACTTTTAAATAGTGAAGCCTATGAAAACATTGGTACATTGGCGCAAATGAATCCTCCACTTCGATCGCGCTGGGATAATGAAACCCTCTGGAAAGCCCTCTTAGATGGAGTCATTGATTTTATTGCTACCGATCATGCCCCCCATACCCTAGAAGAAAAAGGAAAAGGCTACCCTCATGCCCCTTCAGGGATGCCAGGAGTAGAAACGTCTTTAGCACTTATGTTAACCCAAGCCAAAGCAGGACGGTGTAGCGTGTCTCAAGTGAGTTATTGGATGTCAACTGCGCCAGCAAAGGCTTATAATATCCCCAATAAAGGCGCGATCGCGCTTAACTATGATGCGGATTTAGTTTTAGTCGATCTCAATACTTATTCCCCAGTGCGACGAGAAGATATTTTAAGTAAATGTGGCTGGAGTCCCTTTGAAGGGTGGAGTTTGACGGGATGGGCGCAAACTACAATTGTCGGCGGACAAGTCGTCTATCATCAAGGAAAAGTTAATTCAGAAATTCGAG
- the lepB gene encoding signal peptidase I, translating into MPENHNENPWVETLKTLAISAVLAFGVRTFVAEARYIPSTSMLPTLEVNDRLLVEKVGYRFGSPERGEIVVFEATEELQRQGYNDAFIKRIIGLPGETIEVSGGVVYIDGEPLAEDYIADQPEYQFGPVTIPDDQYIVLGDNRNNSLDSHAWGFVPADNIIGRATIRFWPFDRIGTIEEPSYPE; encoded by the coding sequence ATGCCTGAAAATCATAATGAAAATCCATGGGTCGAAACACTAAAAACCCTCGCTATCAGTGCTGTTTTGGCTTTTGGAGTTCGGACTTTTGTGGCAGAAGCCCGTTATATTCCCTCTACTTCCATGTTGCCAACATTAGAAGTCAATGATCGGCTATTAGTGGAAAAAGTAGGCTATCGATTTGGCTCTCCTGAGCGTGGTGAAATTGTGGTTTTTGAGGCAACTGAGGAATTACAACGCCAAGGTTACAATGATGCGTTTATTAAGCGCATTATTGGCTTACCCGGGGAAACGATTGAGGTGAGTGGGGGAGTTGTTTATATTGATGGTGAACCGCTCGCTGAGGATTATATTGCTGATCAACCAGAGTATCAATTTGGCCCTGTGACGATTCCTGATGACCAATATATTGTGTTAGGGGATAATCGTAATAATAGTTTAGATTCCCATGCTTGGGGCTTTGTTCCAGCAGACAATATTATTGGTCGCGCTACAATTAGGTTTTGGCCCTTCGATCGTATTGGAACTATTGAAGAGCCATCTTACCCCGAATAA
- a CDS encoding DUF2949 domain-containing protein, which translates to MMPNTYAKFIRFLREELAISNDSIAIAQRYSQRHTDPLPMLLWQYGLVTLEQLDRIYEWLETA; encoded by the coding sequence ATGATGCCCAATACTTATGCAAAATTTATACGCTTTTTAAGAGAAGAACTGGCGATTTCCAATGATTCCATCGCGATCGCGCAACGGTATTCTCAACGTCATACCGACCCACTCCCCATGTTACTTTGGCAGTATGGCTTAGTAACATTAGAGCAGTTAGATCGGATTTACGAATGGCTAGAAACAGCGTAA
- a CDS encoding thylakoid membrane photosystem I accumulation factor, with the protein MRLNQHQVAKRPVLSLLIALIMAVGLIFSPSAIAALEDDHYDGNIFALYAGNGSLVPPQVSLAESLKGGKPSLLVFYLEDSKDCKAFSVVVSELQRYYGRAASFIPINVDMLADRQDFSPQEAGYYYRGLVPQTVIIDQEGKVAFDEVGQVPFEKVDSAFREVFDLLPRSESKELKRRPLNNINVGLDE; encoded by the coding sequence ATGCGCTTAAATCAGCACCAAGTCGCTAAACGTCCAGTTCTCTCTCTACTTATTGCGCTAATTATGGCAGTGGGATTAATTTTTAGTCCGAGCGCGATCGCGGCGTTAGAGGATGATCATTATGATGGCAATATTTTTGCCCTCTACGCTGGTAATGGCTCTTTAGTTCCTCCGCAAGTCAGTCTCGCTGAATCCCTTAAAGGAGGGAAACCTAGTCTGCTTGTATTTTACTTAGAGGATAGCAAAGACTGTAAAGCCTTTTCTGTGGTGGTTTCAGAACTACAACGCTATTATGGTCGTGCTGCCAGTTTTATTCCTATTAATGTGGATATGCTAGCAGACAGACAAGACTTTTCTCCTCAAGAAGCTGGCTATTATTATCGGGGGCTAGTTCCGCAAACCGTTATTATTGATCAAGAGGGAAAGGTTGCATTTGACGAAGTTGGACAAGTTCCCTTTGAAAAAGTAGATAGTGCTTTTCGAGAAGTGTTTGATTTGCTACCGCGTTCGGAATCTAAAGAACTAAAACGTCGCCCTCTCAATAATATTAATGTTGGCTTAGACGAATAG
- the hemW gene encoding radical SAM family heme chaperone HemW, which produces MIANTKAAYIHVPFCRRRCYYCDFPITVIGDRASEKFDRTQLMKAYVKALCQEICLTATLYPTSNLETVFFGGGTPSLLPTTELERILMTLEETFGISKDAEISLEIDPGTFDFPQLQAYQNLGINRYSLGVQAFQDELLASMGRTHRLEDIKRAIAQFEQLGITNFSLDLISGLPQQTVSQWEETLEKAIEVSPAHLSCYDLIIEPETAFERQLEKGKLPLPPDETAAEMYRITQQRLTDAGYDHYEISNYALAGYQCCHNRIYWQNLPFYGFGMGATSYLGGKRYARSRTRREYYAWLETLTKTPNDLTSTPSIEPIDQLLETLMLGLRLKEGVNLSAIAEQFGSQAVKQILVSLQPYIDKQWVQLTKPNGKEWGQLKLSDPEGFLFSNSIIAQLFQDFSD; this is translated from the coding sequence ATGATTGCTAATACAAAGGCTGCTTATATCCATGTTCCTTTTTGTCGTCGTCGTTGCTATTACTGCGATTTTCCCATTACGGTAATCGGCGATCGCGCTTCGGAAAAGTTTGATCGCACTCAGTTGATGAAAGCCTATGTTAAAGCCTTGTGTCAAGAAATTTGTCTCACAGCAACTCTCTATCCCACCTCTAATTTAGAGACAGTGTTCTTTGGGGGTGGAACGCCCTCTCTCCTCCCTACGACAGAATTAGAAAGAATTTTAATGACTCTAGAGGAAACATTTGGCATTAGCAAAGACGCTGAAATTTCCCTAGAAATCGATCCGGGAACGTTTGATTTTCCTCAACTTCAAGCCTATCAAAATTTAGGAATTAATCGCTACAGTTTAGGGGTACAAGCCTTTCAAGATGAGTTATTAGCTAGTATGGGGCGTACCCATCGTCTGGAAGATATCAAGCGCGCGATCGCGCAGTTTGAACAACTCGGCATTACTAATTTTAGTCTAGATTTAATTTCTGGCTTACCCCAGCAAACTGTTTCCCAATGGGAGGAAACGCTAGAAAAAGCAATTGAGGTTTCCCCAGCCCATCTCTCTTGTTATGATCTCATCATCGAACCCGAAACCGCATTTGAGCGACAGTTAGAAAAAGGAAAACTCCCCTTACCACCTGATGAAACTGCTGCTGAAATGTATCGGATTACCCAACAACGGCTGACTGATGCGGGTTATGATCACTACGAAATTAGTAACTATGCGCTAGCTGGCTATCAATGTTGTCACAATCGCATTTACTGGCAAAATTTACCCTTTTATGGCTTTGGAATGGGGGCAACCAGTTATTTAGGGGGAAAGCGTTATGCGCGATCGCGCACTCGTCGGGAATACTATGCTTGGCTAGAAACGTTAACCAAGACTCCTAATGATCTGACTTCCACTCCCTCCATTGAGCCCATTGATCAGTTATTAGAAACTCTCATGCTAGGGTTAAGATTAAAAGAAGGCGTTAACCTTAGCGCGATCGCGGAACAATTTGGCTCGCAAGCTGTGAAGCAGATTCTGGTTAGTCTCCAACCCTATATAGACAAACAATGGGTGCAACTAACTAAACCTAATGGGAAGGAGTGGGGACAATTAAAACTGAGTGATCCAGAAGGATTCCTCTTTTCTAACAGTATTATTGCCCAACTATTTCAGGATTTCAGTGATTGA
- a CDS encoding RNA-guided endonuclease InsQ/TnpB family protein: MLTLSYEYKLEPNQLQISIIEQTLGVCRTVWNYALRERKDWINSRKSPVNACSIEQEYIIPADEPYPSYSRQAKALTDAKKESERLKSVNAQVLQQVLRTLDRAFSDMKSRGFGFPRFKNKYRLRSYLIPQLKGEVLKGNQIKLPQLGWVRFRKSRDIPDGFQFKQARVIRKASGYFVMLSLQLNVDVPQPFPHGHPRGLDLGFDKFVATSDGLEVKRPRFLKSLQRKLKLLQRRLKNKKKGSNNRQKLNRKIARVHQRISDARKDWHFKLANQLCDEAGMIFVEDINFRSWQRGMLSKQAADAGFGQFVNILEWVCWKRDVYFAKVDKDGTSQECSQCGAHTGKKTLDVRVHHCPECGYIGSRDVVSAEVIRNRGLSDLGQGLDIKQIACGGDLTGMEATSSSQEPETGNLVARLGISRHSA; the protein is encoded by the coding sequence ATGCTTACCCTTTCTTACGAGTATAAGTTAGAACCAAATCAACTTCAAATTAGTATAATCGAGCAGACCCTCGGTGTTTGCCGAACGGTTTGGAATTATGCTCTTAGAGAAAGAAAGGATTGGATCAACTCTCGAAAATCTCCTGTTAACGCTTGTTCCATTGAACAGGAATATATTATCCCTGCTGATGAACCTTATCCGAGTTATTCAAGGCAAGCAAAAGCCTTAACGGATGCTAAAAAAGAGAGCGAACGGTTGAAGTCAGTTAATGCTCAAGTCCTTCAACAAGTTTTGAGAACTTTGGACAGGGCTTTCTCTGATATGAAATCTAGAGGGTTCGGTTTTCCTAGATTTAAGAACAAGTATCGTTTAAGGTCTTATCTGATTCCTCAGCTCAAGGGAGAGGTATTAAAAGGAAATCAGATTAAATTACCTCAATTAGGTTGGGTTAGATTCAGAAAATCTAGAGACATCCCAGACGGCTTTCAGTTTAAACAGGCAAGAGTGATCCGAAAAGCCTCTGGTTATTTCGTCATGTTATCCCTTCAACTAAATGTGGATGTTCCTCAACCCTTTCCTCATGGACACCCAAGAGGGTTAGACTTGGGCTTTGACAAATTTGTTGCGACTTCTGATGGTTTAGAAGTGAAACGACCTCGGTTCTTGAAGTCCCTTCAACGCAAGTTAAAATTACTGCAACGAAGGCTTAAGAACAAAAAGAAAGGGTCGAATAACCGCCAGAAACTAAACAGAAAGATAGCAAGAGTTCACCAACGTATCTCTGATGCTCGTAAAGATTGGCACTTCAAACTTGCTAATCAATTGTGCGATGAAGCAGGGATGATCTTTGTCGAAGATATTAACTTTCGTTCGTGGCAAAGAGGGATGCTGTCTAAGCAGGCTGCGGATGCTGGCTTTGGTCAGTTTGTAAACATCTTGGAGTGGGTGTGTTGGAAACGTGATGTTTACTTTGCCAAAGTTGACAAAGATGGCACTTCCCAAGAATGTAGCCAGTGTGGAGCGCATACAGGGAAGAAAACATTAGATGTTAGAGTTCATCATTGTCCTGAATGCGGTTACATTGGTTCAAGAGACGTGGTGAGTGCCGAAGTGATTAGAAATCGAGGGTTGTCTGACCTCGGACAGGGGTTGGACATAAAACAAATTGCCTGTGGAGGCGATCTGACGGGGATGGAGGCAACTTCGTCTAGTCAAGAGCCTGAGACAGGAAACCTAGTCGCAAGGCTAGGAATCTCCCGTCATAGTGCGTAG
- a CDS encoding PIN/TRAM domain-containing protein, whose translation MIDVIIVILFVFAVAGLGFGSVDLLPDSALATVTNIEALRWIIGSFGALIGLVVGLTAQNLYRRLEEKIRQTAIEVILTRSVGLAIGLLIANLMLAPIFLFPIPEQLDFIKPLTAILGSLIFGFLGVTLADTHGRTFLRLINPNSIESILVAEGTLKPATTKVLDTSAIIDGRIEELLSTGFIEGQIIIPQFVLQELQYLADTANDQKRVRGRRGLDILKRMQEEYPEQIVINNYDYDDVYTVDAKLVRFTQEINGVLLTNDYNLNKVADLQKVLVLNVNDLARAVRPIYLPGDTLELKIIKQGKEPEQGVGYLEDGTMVVVEEGQEYVGGELAVIVTSALQTSAGRMIFAKPQTSVLA comes from the coding sequence ATGATTGATGTCATTATTGTTATTTTATTCGTTTTTGCCGTAGCAGGGCTAGGATTCGGTAGTGTTGACTTATTGCCAGACTCAGCCCTAGCAACCGTTACTAATATAGAAGCTCTACGCTGGATTATTGGCAGTTTTGGAGCGCTCATTGGTCTAGTAGTAGGGTTAACAGCTCAAAACCTCTATCGGCGACTAGAAGAAAAAATTAGGCAAACTGCGATTGAGGTCATTTTAACGCGTTCTGTGGGACTCGCGATCGGGCTTTTAATTGCAAATTTAATGCTTGCTCCGATCTTTCTCTTTCCCATTCCCGAACAGTTAGATTTTATCAAACCTCTCACCGCCATTTTAGGAAGCCTTATTTTTGGGTTCTTAGGAGTTACCCTTGCTGATACTCATGGACGTACCTTTTTGCGCTTAATTAACCCCAATAGCATTGAATCTATTTTAGTTGCCGAAGGAACACTTAAACCAGCAACAACAAAAGTTTTAGATACCAGCGCAATCATTGATGGGCGAATTGAGGAACTTCTCAGCACTGGCTTTATTGAAGGACAAATTATTATCCCCCAATTTGTCTTACAAGAATTACAATACCTAGCTGATACTGCTAATGATCAAAAGCGAGTCCGTGGGCGTAGAGGGTTAGATATTCTTAAACGGATGCAGGAAGAGTATCCTGAGCAAATTGTTATCAATAATTATGATTATGATGATGTTTATACAGTCGATGCAAAATTAGTCCGTTTTACTCAAGAAATTAATGGGGTACTCCTCACCAATGACTATAACCTCAATAAAGTGGCTGATTTGCAGAAAGTTTTAGTGCTAAATGTCAATGATCTTGCCAGAGCCGTCCGTCCCATTTATTTACCGGGGGATACCCTAGAGTTAAAAATTATAAAACAGGGAAAAGAGCCTGAACAAGGAGTTGGCTATCTAGAAGATGGGACAATGGTTGTGGTAGAAGAAGGACAAGAATATGTGGGAGGAGAATTAGCCGTCATTGTTACCTCTGCCTTACAAACATCCGCAGGGCGAATGATTTTTGCCAAACCCCAGACTTCAGTATTAGCTTAA
- a CDS encoding helix-turn-helix domain-containing protein, which produces MSDEFSSNSLEKLDQFINSNPEPRELKRALAVQMLTQGVKRKKIQEILGVSAPFISKWKVRYAWEGLEGLKLKHRGSRGYLSKRDRIFDSVSGAQSR; this is translated from the coding sequence ATGAGTGATGAGTTTTCAAGCAATAGTTTAGAAAAGCTAGACCAATTTATTAACAGCAATCCCGAACCGAGAGAACTAAAAAGAGCTTTGGCAGTACAGATGCTGACTCAAGGGGTAAAAAGGAAAAAAATCCAAGAAATCTTAGGAGTTTCTGCTCCTTTTATTAGTAAATGGAAAGTTCGATATGCGTGGGAAGGCTTGGAGGGATTGAAACTTAAACATCGAGGTTCGAGGGGGTATCTATCAAAGCGCGATCGAATCTTCGATTCGGTGAGCGGAGCTCAATCGCGCTGA
- a CDS encoding transposase, with product MTNERARATYYGALNYQTKEFVIQEYDQGNAKNTVLFLQSLRALNPEKRLLIIWDGASYHKYKEMKDYLSEINDGLEMSERPIHCEILAPNAPEQNPVEDIWLKAKNFLRQFWYKLNSFGLVKWLFELFLQKEVFDFPKLHKYGIFSKEEEMVAYST from the coding sequence ATGACGAATGAGCGAGCTCGTGCCACCTACTATGGAGCATTAAATTATCAAACCAAAGAGTTTGTTATCCAAGAATATGATCAGGGAAATGCCAAGAATACCGTTTTATTTTTACAGTCATTAAGAGCCCTCAATCCCGAGAAAAGACTGTTAATCATTTGGGATGGAGCAAGTTACCACAAATATAAAGAAATGAAAGACTATTTAAGTGAAATTAATGACGGTTTAGAGATGTCAGAAAGACCAATTCACTGTGAAATTTTAGCCCCAAATGCTCCCGAGCAAAATCCAGTTGAAGATATCTGGTTAAAAGCCAAAAACTTTCTGAGGCAGTTTTGGTATAAGCTAAATTCATTTGGTTTGGTCAAGTGGTTATTTGAGTTATTTCTTCAGAAGGAAGTCTTTGATTTTCCGAAACTACATAAGTATGGTATTTTTTCTAAAGAGGAAGAAATGGTTGCTTATTCTACTTAA
- a CDS encoding IS630 family transposase, translated as MRVNYQCVIQETPSQLKKLQTQQKELSKFRKMQGLYLLKTGEVKTVTHLATYLGVHRVTIQRWLKSYRQEGVNGLLTEPEDQGGRPPKIEGSAIAFGKWQSHIAELQERLSQEEQGFRSYGEIQKWLEDNYQIFLNYKTLYHLVKYKLKAKLKVPRRSSAKKNEKEAEGFKKKLPNLLNAAKWLEEMERKESRKIRYWCQDETRLGLKTIERKRITAQGVKPIGKVQWEFVAYYLYGIIEPSSGDNFFLEFSHLDSDCFQVFLEQVSKHSPNCLNIIQLDQGKFHQSKNLKIPENILLLFQPPASPELNPIERFWQYIKDELSWNLYEELEELKEEVRTILTKITPKTIISLTNWDYLQKALTVV; from the coding sequence ATGAGAGTTAACTATCAATGCGTCATTCAAGAAACTCCCTCACAACTGAAAAAACTTCAAACCCAGCAGAAAGAGCTTTCAAAATTTCGGAAAATGCAAGGTTTATATTTGCTAAAAACCGGTGAAGTAAAAACAGTGACTCATCTAGCGACTTATTTAGGAGTGCATCGGGTAACTATTCAAAGATGGTTAAAGAGCTATCGCCAAGAAGGAGTAAACGGATTATTAACCGAACCAGAGGATCAAGGAGGGCGACCACCAAAAATAGAAGGAAGCGCGATTGCCTTCGGCAAATGGCAGAGCCATATCGCAGAGCTACAAGAAAGACTATCACAAGAAGAACAAGGATTTAGAAGCTACGGAGAAATCCAAAAATGGTTAGAAGATAATTACCAGATTTTCCTCAACTATAAAACGCTATACCATTTGGTGAAATATAAACTAAAAGCGAAACTGAAAGTTCCTAGACGAAGCTCAGCCAAGAAGAATGAAAAAGAAGCAGAAGGCTTCAAAAAAAAACTTCCTAATTTGCTAAATGCAGCGAAATGGCTGGAAGAAATGGAAAGGAAAGAAAGTCGAAAAATTAGGTATTGGTGTCAAGACGAAACGCGATTAGGATTAAAGACAATTGAAAGAAAAAGAATTACAGCTCAGGGAGTTAAGCCAATAGGAAAGGTGCAATGGGAATTTGTCGCTTATTATTTGTATGGAATAATTGAGCCAAGTAGTGGAGATAATTTCTTTCTAGAATTTTCTCACTTAGATAGTGATTGTTTTCAAGTCTTTTTAGAGCAAGTGTCTAAACACTCTCCGAATTGTTTGAATATTATTCAATTGGATCAAGGGAAATTTCATCAAAGTAAAAACTTAAAAATTCCCGAAAACATTTTATTACTATTTCAACCGCCAGCTAGTCCAGAGCTAAACCCAATTGAAAGGTTTTGGCAATATATTAAAGACGAACTAAGTTGGAACTTATATGAAGAACTGGAAGAGCTTAAGGAAGAAGTAAGAACTATTTTAACGAAAATTACACCGAAAACTATCATCTCTCTAACCAATTGGGATTACCTACAAAAAGCTCTTACTGTAGTGTAG
- a CDS encoding GNAT family N-acetyltransferase: MAFWKSLFNNSANAIAPSSKTQSEEETLLKTGETKQESKILFSTTRSIDLYELEELCDAVGWSRRPLRKVRKAMQHSFLVVSMWEERGANRRLIGFARATSDHAFNATIWDVVVHPKAQGKGLGKALMNYMIKRLRQEDISNITLFADAGVVEFYNRLGFVPDPEGIKAMFWYPE, from the coding sequence ATGGCATTTTGGAAAAGTTTATTTAATAATAGCGCAAACGCGATCGCGCCTTCATCCAAAACTCAATCTGAGGAAGAAACCTTGCTAAAAACGGGTGAGACCAAACAGGAAAGTAAAATTCTCTTTAGCACTACGCGCTCTATTGATTTATATGAATTAGAGGAACTCTGTGATGCTGTGGGGTGGTCTCGTCGCCCTCTGAGAAAAGTTCGCAAAGCAATGCAGCACAGTTTTCTCGTTGTCTCAATGTGGGAAGAAAGAGGCGCAAATCGGCGTTTAATTGGCTTTGCTAGAGCAACCTCTGATCATGCCTTTAATGCGACAATTTGGGATGTAGTTGTGCATCCGAAAGCCCAAGGAAAGGGTTTAGGAAAAGCATTGATGAATTATATGATTAAACGCTTACGTCAAGAAGATATTAGTAACATTACTTTATTTGCCGATGCTGGTGTTGTTGAATTTTACAATCGGTTAGGGTTTGTTCCTGATCCAGAAGGGATTAAAGCAATGTTTTGGTATCCAGAGTAA
- a CDS encoding lecithin retinol acyltransferase family protein produces MGRGDQIYTLQHFINLEGLYEHHGVDCGDGTVIHLRKKNEIITRSPFQEFTGGKKVYVKNYPLSFVPDVVVRRAYSRLGEDAQYNLLFNNCEHFATWCKLGYAYSQQVRDFIPMMSRLQVEGLSEPVKEALKQAKQHDQQQMVNEALGEIQRVWDQIQPRYKKALSEAKTWQKVAWKALQEGKEDVAKAALRRKLNYKKTAEKDEKQLDKLAQMTETLLKSRSFPQ; encoded by the coding sequence ATGGGGCGTGGCGATCAAATTTACACCCTACAGCACTTTATTAACTTAGAAGGGCTTTATGAACATCATGGCGTTGACTGTGGAGATGGAACGGTCATTCATTTGCGAAAAAAGAATGAAATTATTACTCGGAGTCCCTTTCAAGAGTTTACAGGTGGAAAGAAGGTTTACGTAAAAAATTATCCCCTATCTTTTGTTCCTGATGTAGTGGTTCGTCGTGCCTACAGTCGGCTTGGAGAAGATGCCCAATATAATCTTCTGTTTAATAATTGTGAGCATTTTGCTACTTGGTGCAAATTAGGTTATGCCTATAGCCAACAAGTACGAGACTTTATTCCTATGATGTCTCGTTTACAGGTAGAAGGTTTATCAGAACCTGTAAAAGAAGCCCTAAAACAGGCAAAGCAACATGATCAGCAACAAATGGTTAATGAAGCCCTTGGGGAAATTCAACGGGTGTGGGATCAGATTCAGCCTCGCTATAAAAAAGCCCTGAGTGAAGCCAAGACTTGGCAAAAGGTAGCATGGAAAGCCTTACAAGAAGGAAAAGAAGACGTGGCTAAAGCAGCCCTGCGACGGAAGCTAAACTATAAAAAAACAGCCGAAAAAGACGAGAAACAACTGGATAAGTTAGCCCAAATGACAGAAACCCTTTTAAAGTCCCGATCTTTTCCTCAATAA
- a CDS encoding phosphomannose isomerase type II C-terminal cupin domain encodes MSDSPPDLSQSEDSPQTRLPPWGSVTVLEKGERYCINRIEVKPGHHISTQMHYHRTEHWVVVSGTAKVIKDGEEITLMAKQSTYVPMNTPHRVENPGVIPLVMIEVQNGEYLGEDDIVRFGDAES; translated from the coding sequence ATGAGCGATTCCCCTCCTGATCTGTCTCAGTCAGAAGACTCTCCCCAAACTCGTCTTCCCCCTTGGGGATCAGTAACCGTTTTGGAAAAAGGAGAACGGTATTGCATTAACCGCATTGAAGTTAAGCCCGGTCATCATATTAGTACCCAAATGCACTACCATCGCACAGAACACTGGGTAGTGGTTTCGGGAACTGCGAAAGTCATTAAAGATGGGGAAGAAATCACCCTCATGGCGAAACAATCTACCTATGTTCCGATGAATACGCCGCATCGGGTAGAAAATCCCGGGGTGATTCCTCTCGTGATGATTGAAGTGCAAAATGGAGAATATTTAGGGGAAGATGACATTGTCCGTTTTGGTGACGCAGAGAGTTAA
- the hisB gene encoding imidazoleglycerol-phosphate dehydratase HisB, giving the protein MQLSEHPLSLQQRTASVSRKTGETDVSVTLNLDGEGHCDAQTGIPFLDHMLHQLASHGLFDLEVKATGDIEIDDHHTNEDVGITVGQAFAQALRDRAGIHRFGNFLAPLDEALIQVALDFSGRPHLSYGLEIPTQRVGTYDTQLVREFFVALVNHSQMTLHIRQLEGINSHHIIEATFKAFARSLRTAVEIDPRRSGQIPSSKGML; this is encoded by the coding sequence ATGCAACTTTCAGAACATCCACTTTCTTTACAACAACGTACAGCATCAGTGTCTCGGAAAACTGGGGAAACTGATGTTTCGGTTACTTTAAATCTTGATGGAGAAGGTCACTGTGACGCACAAACGGGGATTCCTTTTCTGGATCATATGCTTCATCAGTTAGCCTCTCATGGCTTATTTGATTTAGAAGTCAAAGCCACAGGGGATATTGAAATTGATGACCATCATACCAATGAAGATGTAGGCATTACTGTAGGACAGGCGTTTGCCCAAGCATTGCGCGATCGCGCGGGGATTCATCGGTTTGGCAATTTTCTCGCACCCTTAGACGAAGCCCTAATTCAAGTAGCGTTAGATTTCTCTGGGCGACCTCACCTGAGTTATGGGTTAGAGATTCCGACGCAGCGAGTGGGAACTTATGACACTCAACTGGTGCGAGAATTTTTTGTTGCTTTGGTTAATCATAGTCAAATGACTTTGCATATTCGCCAACTAGAGGGGATTAATTCTCATCATATTATTGAAGCTACATTTAAAGCCTTTGCGCGATCGTTGCGAACTGCCGTAGAAATTGATCCTCGCCGTAGTGGACAAATTCCCAGTTCTAAAGGAATGTTGTAA